DNA from Salmo trutta chromosome 14, fSalTru1.1, whole genome shotgun sequence:
AAGATTCAAGGCTAAATACTGCAGACGTGTTGGGATTCGATACAGGGTCGGCATCGGCGAGTATGTTCATTCTTGGTAGAAAATGGCCCCCGAATTCGCAACACTCTTTAATTCCTGTTGTCGCAACCTCGACTGATGGGCTATATCCTTGgcgcaacgctctaaccactaagctacctgccgctcaTGTTGGAAATACTCAATAAGCAGATGCAAACAGTTACCGGAtgttttaaaagtatttttttacAGTGTGGTAAAGTCCAAACCAACTAATTAAAACAATAATATCACAGAAAAGAGATCATAAAATGttccatatcaaatcaaatgagcAGTTAAGGACTATTTGACATCACATTTCAGTCAGCAGGTGAAAATCTCTTTAAAAGAAAAGGCGTTGCAGAGTGGCCCACAGGTGCTCAAGAATGTAAGAGTCCCTCTCCCACTCCAGCAGGGCCCGAACCTCCTGGCTGTCAAACACGTGATGGACAAAGTCCCCGGAGACCACGAAATAGGCGTTTCCGGAGAACATGGGGGTGCTGATTGGAGGAGGGCTCCTCGTAACGCCCGTTCTGACTACTATGTTATTGGTCATATCGTGCTGATACTGCCATCGGCGTTTCTTATAGTCGACGGTGGTCTCAGACTCCATGCAGTTCCTCCTGTTGAGCAGTTTGAGTGACTGAACCATCTCTGTGTTGGTTTTAATGGGGAAATCTGTTCCACAGGTATTGAGTAGGTACTTCCACTGGACAGCTGACTTCAACAGGTCTCTCATATAGTTGAGATCTGCCTGCACTCGAGACCACAATGCATAAACTACACTCTCTGTCTTATTTGCCAAAAACACATTCATTTTAATGTGTTCAAAAAGCATGACAGTTGAAAATGTCAATTCTATTTATTATACTGCAAAATCTGAATGATTATTTGGGGAAATTTGTGTTTAATTTACCTCAATTTCATAATATTTTCTCTCAGCTTAAGAATATGAAGTTCTTGGAACAACTTAAAGTGGCTCCTTTttagaggattgtgggtaataccttttttttactttatgatatttttacacaatgttgtatgcatgtttgaagaaagaaaggtggtcaagataatccatctacctgacaggtgtggcatatcaagaagctgattaaacagcacgatcattacacaggtgtaacttgtgctggggacaataccactctaaaatgtgcagttttgtcacacaacacaatgacacagatttctcaagttttgagggaacgtgcaattggcatggtgactACAGGaaatgcccaccagagctgttactaGAGAATGTTATGTTAATTTATCTTCCATAAATTAACAtaacctccaacgttgttttagagaatttggcagtacatccatcttgcctcacaaccgcagaccacgtgtaaccacgccaacctccacatccggcttgaGTGAGAAAACAGAgctttgatggcctctattaaaaagaggagtatcccatcagctttctatggGCTAGCTCTattgtatttatttctcaactttcccaATATTAAGCACATTGATTCTCTTTACAataggagtatagcctacctggctggcatgaaaatgaaccatgggaaaagcgtcctccatttgctatttaagtgcatagatgacatgtattttcgAGACagatgcatgataatggtccattctaaatcaaaaccaatttcacacatatattatttagtatatgtaaagacaggattaaatcaagaatagtctgatgggtgagaatattagcctatcacttgtgaatgatatattatcacttatgtcgcacacctcatgtagcctagacaataggcctatacattttgataaggtttgtatcacaactaaagtagccaaataacttatttacaatTAAGCAAATGAATCCGCTTTACAACGGGTGtcgagcctaactggcatacatatgcAGCACATGAGTTTCAAGATTGAGGAAggtcattttcaccataaaaatgcacctttataataaaagcattacatgcataatcgcatttgcggtcacttttgagaatagTGTTTCCCtttaattgattgcattttggaacattctcaCTTCTAGCCTGATGCCTTGTGggcattgctgcacttataacgtgaagaaatagcctaatagtttatcaacattttaagctaaacgttctgatctgttgcatcagcctcattgcttttaaaatgtttttttttgttgatagtagtggttgtattcatttgggatctattgcatgCCACAATTGTGCCGgaatatgtttggaatatttaattctccaacagaatagaataggttgacctttgtactatgggggatagtagatttacataggctagtgctgtcgctgttcattaggcctactcatcttgttggctgacgaaaagtaaatgtggacagttcttccaacacCATTAATATGCGCCTCAGAATTCAATTGCATCctggatgtgtctgtcttcacttgtagcttgtgagaaggacccgatcacatgatgggcattggctaataagaattgagatatctgagagagccattGTGCATCAGTTGCTTGTAGGATATGCGTGGAAGCCGGAGAtgataaatgtgtttttgttaatTAACGCTCAATCACCGTGAGATCGGCAGTTGTTTGCTTGACGAacaccagctgacaaaatgtcatgaccccCACAGCCCTAATTCACAATCACTGAAAGTAAAAAGATGAAGTAGATAACGAATAGGATGCGTAAACTACACACTCTGTCTAACTTGCCACAAACACATTGGGAaaactgctctggcaccccaatggtggaacaagctccctcacgacgccaggacagcggagtcaatcaccaccttccggagacacctgaaaccccacctctttaaggaatacctgggataggataaagtaatccttctacccccccccccccccgaaagatttagatgcactattgtaaagtggttgttccactggatatcttaaggtgaatgcaccaatttgtaagtcgctctggataagagcgtctgctaaatgacttaaatgtaaatgtaaatgaaaacaaGACACAATAGCCTTTACTGCAGTCCTGAATTCCTCTGAGGATTTCTGGTCCACATGCACACGGTATACATTCTGAGGTGTGTACACGGCACGCAGGAGTCGATCAAACATCTCAATCTTCTCATGGACCACCATGGAGTAG
Protein-coding regions in this window:
- the LOC115147839 gene encoding beta-1,3-galactosyl-O-glycosyl-glycoprotein beta-1,6-N-acetylglucosaminyltransferase 3-like, with the protein product MMPLSVEERDFPIAYSMVVHEKIEMFDRLLRAVYTPQNVYRVHVDQKSSEEFRTAVKAIVSCFQNVFLANKTESVVYALWSRVQADLNYMRDLLKSAVQWKYLLNTCGTDFPIKTNTEMVQSLKLLNRRNCMESETTVDYKKRRWQYQHDMTNNIVVRTGVTRSPPPISTPMFSGNAYFVVSGDFVHHVFDSQEVRALLEWERDSYILEHLWATLQRLFF